A stretch of DNA from Cheilinus undulatus linkage group 7, ASM1832078v1, whole genome shotgun sequence:
TTCCTCTTTGGTCAGTATATATTTTGATCCATCCAGAACTGCAACAAATTTATTTTCACTCAGGAACACTCCCGTCATACATGTAACCTTTTAAATGCATAATGGATATTCAGTTTTACTAATCAGAAGTGGATCTGCTCAAAAGATATTTGATGGCAGTAATCTGGTGACATcattcaattcaactttatttgtacagcacatttcatacaatgTAAATGCATTGTGCTTTACAGAAGgtgaaaaacaatcaaatgaaGGTAATCAACAATTCGAGCAgatttacccccccccccccacacacacacacaccctcatATGTACAGTACAAGTCATGTGTACTATATACTACATGTGTGTTCTCTTTTCTCTGTTCCTGTTAGAATGCAAGCTGCAGTGTTTTGGATGGGTTGGAGgtgattttttgtcttttttggaaGTCCAGCATAGAGAGTCACAGTAATCTAATCTGATGGATATGAATGCATGGACCAGTTTTTCACAATCAGATTGAGACATGAATGATCAAAGTTTGGAGATGTTTCTTAAGAGGTAGAAGGCTGTTTTGGTGATGGCAGTTATGATGCTGCAAGTTTAAGCTTGTATCTGACTTCCTCGCTGTACTTAAAAGGAGATGGAGATGAAACTGAAATgaatttttgtcttgtttttttttttgtggaagaACTATCTGTATTATCTGtgttaaacagaataaaattcAGTGGCATGCAGTGGTTCATTTCATTGATGCATTTGACCAAGTGATTTATGGGATTGAGATTACCAGGGGAGGGTGAGACATAGAGctgtgtatcatcagcatatgaATGGTAGGAGACATTGTGTTTCTGAATGATTGAAGCAAGTGGGAGCATGTAAAGGCTGAACAACAGTGGACCAAGAACAGACCCTTGTGGAACCCCACAGTCCAGATTGAAATTTACTTATCTGAAATTAAGGACTGTTGagattccgataccagtatcaggTATACctccgatactgcttaaaatgcaggaatTGGTAACGGCAAgaacacaagtttatgcaccgatccgataccgtttggtttagctttactTTTTGCTTCAGCCATGCCAAATGTTAGTACTATAAACCGggaatcaattcttcttcgTTGCCAGAAACGGGCTACCATTTTTAgtgcagtgaagaagaaccaaaggacccactgctgCAGCAGAAAAGGTTTGTGGCtgcatgacagtttttctcttaaTTCGATCGTTAAAAcgccttccagaccggcgctgtcatacacaacaaaaactgacacagtttatcaaaagttaaataacttttgaactataCATcactgcctcttacttgtttttcctcctgaagctagccgttgtgtcATCCCATTGgtgctattgatgcctttgaatccaaagcagcattttcagcaagcctggaacatttgtgacttttggggactttaataaTTAAATTCACACCACTTAACCCGAgactgaacatctttttatccactttaatccacttttactGTTAGCCTGAATGCTAACTCAAATGGGAACCGCCATATTTGTTTGGGTCTGTCAGCCAGCaacaggctgttctgtaatcccATCATCCTGCCTGAGTAGAacataaaaaagagagagattctgtgatgcagccccttgtattattattttaatatttatgagtaaaactcaataatcagcaggaaagcaactttagggtcacggagatgctgtacattatgattctatttgttgaaccatgttctgagtcaaatataggcctaaaataatttgctagtctgcacagtcagtccagaaagttcagaccagtatcagatcagtacttggtatcggctgatacccaTGACCTTGGTATCAGAGTTGTAGCTGGAAAGAAAAATAGTATCAGAACATCCCTGGTGAAATTGCAGCATGAAACTGAGAATGTGCTTTCCTTTAAATATGAATCAAACCAGTGACTGACAGATTCTGAGAGCCCCGTGTAGTTGTCTAGTCTGTGTAGTAGGACGTTATGGCCAAGTGTGTCAAAGGCAGAGCTTAAATCCAACAAAACCAGGATGGACAGTTTGTTTCAGTGCttcagctcagtctgtgtcaaattctgtgaaacTGACACTAAATTGCAGTGAATACATTTAGAAATTGTGCacttgacctttaaaaaactaTTTCGTATTCTCTAGttcagtgattcccaacctgtgggCTGCGGCGAAGGGatagtgttttaaatgtgaaaactcAGTTACATttataaagataataaaaatattcagatattcttttcattattaGTAGTATTAGACATGTGACAAGCAAATGAGAGATAGGAACTTTAGTTGTTATCTAGAGGTTATTGTGTGGACAGCTCCTTGAAAACCGTAATACTGAAGGTGTTGcaacatgttacagatgctgtgttAGCAACTGTGGCACttccaacatgtttctcctgtattcagttcagtcctttatgttcaatcttcaatttaaaaaaagttccCTGAGATTGTATTATATGGCCTCGGTATTTATGGGGTTGGAGGTGGGCTGCGAacatttttgagacttaaaagtgggacctgagttggaaaaggttgggaaccactgctctagttagacatattttggGATTTTCTTGCAGTATATTGATTATCACGGTATTATGATGATATCTGTATCGTGGACCATGTATcatgcattgtattgtattgtgaaGTACcttgtgattcccacccctagtagaGAGCTGTTTGTGATGTCCCTGTGCCTGGTGTGATTTATGGCGTTGACAGGAGAAATAGTTTCATGGCTGTTCTTGAATCTGGCATTtatggcagttttatcagtagGAGAATTTTCTGTCATGTTACAAGATCCTGGCTCCACATGCACGGCAAAAGTGGAGAGTGGGGAAGTATTGACAATGACGTGAAGAACCGGGGGACGTCAATGCAAGTAACAAGTAACTTTAACAGTAACATGACCCAAAACTAGTCACGAAAAAGTAGGAGACGAAGTCCCTTTCCTAGCAGATCTCAGATGCCAAAGGTAAGATTCTTAGCAGTGTCAGTTCTTCTCTCATGAACCATCAACCAGTTCTGAGAGACCCGCAACATGTTTAGGAGGTTTACGCATTATTGTCAGTATGAATCTTAAAGTGACTATCGAAAGGaaattttcaaagtaaattaCTTCCCACAGGTATCAGAGGTGTATGGCTTTGTACCTGTGTGAGTAAGGATGTGAATATTCAAATATGATTTACGCctgaatctttttccacaggtgctgcaggagaaaggcttctcacctgtgtatGTTCTCATGTGGTCTGTCAAGCAACCTTTTTGTCTGAAAGATTTGTTGCACATGGTGCAGGTATGTGGTTTTACACCTGTATGGATGTCTAAATGCCTAGCCAAACTTTGTTTTTGGGTAAATGATTTCCCACAGGTACCACATGTGTACAGCTTTGTACCTGTGTGAGCAAAAAAGtgaatattcaattttgatttaTGCTtgaatctttttccacaggtggTACAGGAGAAAGGCTTCTCatctgtgtgtgttctcatgtggTCTGTCAAGTcacttttaaatctgaaagaTTTGTTGCCAATGTGCAGGTATGTGGTTTTTCCCCTATATGGGTGTCTAAATGCCTATCCAAACTTTGTTTCTGAGTAAATGATTTCCCACAGGTACCACATGTGTATGGCTTTGTACCTGTGTGTGTTCCCATGTGGACTCTCAAATTACTAAGACGTGTAAAAGATTTGTTGCACATGGTGCAGGtatgtggtttttcacctgtgTGGATGTTTAAGTGCCTATCCAAAGTACATTTCTTGGTGAATGATGTCccacaggtaccacaggtgtatGGCTTCTCACCAGTGTGAATAAGAATGTGATTATTCAAATTTGATTTATGCctgaatctttttccacaggtgctgcaggagaaaggcttctcacctgtgtgtgttctcatgtggGTTGTCAAGGTACTCCTATGTCTGAAAGATTTGTTGCACATGGTGCAGGtatgtggtttttcacctgtatggatGTTAAAGTGAGCATCAAAATGACCTTTCTTGGTGAATGACTTCCCACAGGTACCACAGATGTATGGCTTTGTACCTGTGTGAGTAAGAATGTGATCATTCAAATATGATTTATGTCcgaatctttttccacaggtggTGCAGGAgaaaggcttctcacctgtgtgagtCTTCATATGGCTTTTCAAATGCGATGTAGACAAGAATCCTTCTTCACAGGTGTTACAAGAGTGATGACTCTCACCTCTGTGTTTCCTGTCCTTCTCTTGTCTAGGTTTTGATTTTCTAGTTATTTCTGAGACTTTCAGCTTTTTCTCTGTGGGATCTTGATTCTTAGCAACATGAGAGTTGTGAGGAAGGAGCTGGAGTTCATGTTGTCCATCTGCTTCTCTGTGCTCACTTTCATCCTTCGTAGGAGTCAACATCCACGTGTCAGTCTCCTCCTTTATGAACTgctctccctcttcctcctctttaatctgtggaggctctggCTCCTCCTGGGCCAGACTGGACTTCCTCTCCTGGTGACAGAGCTCCTGCTCAGCCACAGTCTCTTCCTCCTTACACACATGTTGCTGTGGGGCATCTGgggatacaaaaacaaaacaaagtcgGGTGTGGGGGGAATGTCATTAGTGCCACTATACAACTGTTTGTTCatccaaaatgttttaaaccgATTCAATACCACatgttatttcttatttttttaggCCGGGTGTACACTTTGCGATTTCAAGCCAACCATAAgacagtcgtggcagaatgttATCTCAagctgggtgtacactgtgcgattttactctgattcagccacaaattttgacTTGCACGACTCTCTCTGAAGTCAGGTCGACTTTAAGTCGGGTCGGGTGTTGTTtgttgtgctgtgtacagggggtgaGGGCCGAACACTGCCCAACTAGAACCCCACCTCCTGCTCCCGACTAGTTGGGAGGATTCCTGGCATGTTGCGAGCAGAAACGCAAGCAGAATAAACAATTCTGGGGGATAGTTTTCCTTtggaa
This window harbors:
- the LOC121511711 gene encoding gastrula zinc finger protein XlCGF57.1-like; its protein translation is MANAPQLHVCKEEEIVAEQELCHRERKSSLAQEEPEPPQIKEEQEGEQFIKEETDMWMLTPTKEESEHREADGQHGLQLLCHNSHVAKNQDPTEKKLKDSEITGKSKPRQERDRNHTGESRHSCNTCGKGFSSTSHLKSHMKTHTDAPQQHVCKEEETVAEQELCHQERKSSLAQEEPEPPQIKEEEEGEQFIKEETDTWMLTPTKDESEHREADGQHELQLLPHNSHVAKNQDPTEKKLKVSEITRKSKPRQEKDRKHRGESHHSCNTCEEGFLSTSHLKSHMKTHTGEKPFSCTTCGKRFGHKSYLNDHILTHTGTKPYICGTCGKSFTKKGHFDAHFNIHTGEKPHTCTMCNKSFRHRSTLTTHMRTHTGEKPFSCSTCGKRFRHKSNLNNHILIHTGEKPYTCGTCGTSFTKKCTLDRHLNIHTGEKPHTCTMCNKSFTRLSNLRVHMGTHTGTKPYTCGTCGKSFTQKQSLEDHMRTHTDEKPFSCTTCGKRFKHKSKLNIHFFAHTGTKLYTCGTCGKSFTQKQSLARHLDIHTGEKPFSCSTCGKRFRRKSYLNIHILTHTGTKPYTSDTCGK